The genome window TCTAATTACGAGGCCTTTAAACCATTGGTTTGACAGAAGAGGGAAAGGGCAGAACCCTACCATGTTCATGTGGGGGCTATTTAGTGCTTCCATTTTGAGCCCTGATGTAAGCCTTGATATGAGCCTTTGATGGACCTTCCCACCCTACAAACTAGATAACATGAATGCTTCTTCAGCCAGCAGCTCAGTACTTGACTCATCAAACTCAATCCTATCAACtaataaattcaaaacaagTGGTGGTTTTAAGGTTCATGTACAAAAAAGGTCCTGCGGATGCCTCCCGGTATAGAAAGGATAGCGAGTTTTCTACTCCTCTTGTATGCGTGAGTGAATTGGCAATCAGATGTTACGAATAACATATCAATGATAGGCATACATCAATGCACTTCTACTTGACACCTATTTCAATGATAAACGGGTAAGCGAGTTTCCTACTCTTTTCTACCATGCGTGAATCAATAGTCAGATGTTATGAATCATATACCAATGATAGGCATACGTCAATGCACCTTCACTTGACAACTATCGTAATGATAAACGACGACATAAAGGATAGCGAGCTTCCTACTCATCTTTTTCGCCATGAATGAATCGGTAGTCAGATGTTATGAATCATATATCAATGATAGCCATACATCATTGCACTTCCACTAGACACTTATCGTAGTGATAAACGGCTACAGAAAGGATAGCGAATTTCCTACTCTTTTTTCCGCCATGAGTGAATCGGTAGTCATGTTATAAATCACATATCAATGATAGGCACGCATCATTGCACTTCCATTTTGACACCTATCATGATGATAAACGGCTACAGAAAGGACATCAAGTTTCCTACTCTTCGTTTCCACTATGAGTGAATCGGTAGTCAGATGTTATGAATGACATATCAATGATAGGCATACATCATTGCACTTTCACTTGGCACCTATCATAATGATGAACGGCTCGTCTCGCTGTGAACTTCTCTTGAGTTCTCAAACATAAGTTCCGAGTACCAGAATTCTAGTGAGGGAAAGAGGGAGCGAGGGAGTGTAAGATTTGTGAAATATATCACATAATCATATAAAGTCATGTGGCAGTCTCAAAACTATAACGTTTAAGTGTCCAGTCGCTAGACCTAATCATATCAAAACAATGTCTTGTTAGCTACTTAACTAAGGCATAATTACCACTCACTTTAATCTATAGGGCATGACTCAATCAAATGTCAAAACCTCCACGTGTTCAAATCATTACCATCAATGCAAATCCTCTCTAATTTTGTTCACTTTTTGGGTGTTTCTTATGTAggtagtgttattcacacacctatttttacctTCCAtgcacccttgttaattttttgttgattgatcttcttcaactcATTTGATCTGACGATTAGAAATTAAGAAgagtgagaaataaaaatggaCGTGTAGATAACACCATCTTATATATCTActtttttcccatttttttctttcttttccccttCCCAAATTGGATAGGTCTAGGTGTTTTGAAGTTTGAAcaccaacaaaagcaaaaattatgCCAGCAAAGGTAAACCAGATTGGAATGGGCATCATGAAGGACTATATGTTCTAACATTATCCATATTTCTCCGTGTATCAAAGATTCAAAATACCCTATTCAGAACCAAAATCTAAAGAACCAATTCTTGAATTTAGTAAAAGTAAATAGTATTCTAAGATTTCGTTTGGTATCTAGGATTGGAATGAAACAAATAACCATCAAAATTCACGGCATATtgaaggtaggtgagaatgaaTTCTCATTTGATAGGATTACAAGGGGATTAAGAACGAGGGAAACTTCTTCCGTCTAATCCTACCATTTCGGAGAGGATTGGAATTGATAAGTTCTCTTTTTGACCTCCTtgaaggtaggtgagaatgaaTTCTCATTTGATAGGATTACAAGGGGATCAAGAACGAGGGAAACTTCTTCCGTCTAATCGAAGGAAACTTCTTCCGTCTAATCCTACCATTTCGGAGAGGATTGGAATTGATTAGTTCTCTTTTGGACTTCCTTCAACATACCTTGAAAATAGAAACTTCTAtattccaatccaatccaatcctctAAACCAAACGAGGCCAAAACTAACCAAGAAACAATTATTCTTATAGTTCTAATTGCAATACATCTCTGTTCTCCTAAACATATactttacaacaacaacaacaaagccttttcccactaaatgGGGTCAGCTATGTGAATCCTAAACATatactttataaaaaaaaattatgaacatTAATATCAACCAAACTCACTTCAATTTCAAATGCAACTAAACTGAGTCGAAAAGATAAGCAAGATAACTTGAGTAAGTAAATAAATACTCAACCATGAATTACCTAGGACCCAAAATGAGGAAATAAGGATAGCTACTACTAAAACCAACAACAAAAAGATATAGCCATGAGCGAAGGATGAGTTGTCAAAAAGGAAGATGATCAGAAACACACCAGAAAGAAGTTCCGCAAAGTTAGGGAAGATCTCAAACATGAACTAAGTAGACATCTCCTAAGAACGACGAAATCACTTGTTTTTtggtgttttcttttttcttttttggtttttttttgggggggggggggggggggtgggtcACTCTATCTGCAACCAAGCTAGGAAGGACAACTCAATAATAAAAAGCAAAATATATTTGATTCACCGGTGTAGTACACATTCAGCTTTGCTAAGAATGAAAGGATTCCCACTCAACTACTTGATCATGGGATAACAACTTCGAATTTTGAAATCCCCATTTTTGTAGTTATCTCATTGCACAGCACCTATCACTAGCTCCTATACTAAACAATAAATCCCATATCATACAAGAAGACCTCCAAACAAATCAAACGTGTCTCTAATATTATGTGCTGTATTGAACTATGGAACAATTCCAAAGCACAACTGTGCCATGAAGTCAAGCATTTAGCCCAGCCTGTGTCAGGGCAGCACAAAGCACAAAGCATCTTACTTCTCCCCATACTCTTAGAGTTTATATTGTCTCAAGAGGGAAAATATACAAAGCCATTTCCTTTCTCTCATACCACAGGGGACTCAGTCGAACTTCTATTAAATGCAATGTTCTGTTGAACTGTTAGTAGATATAAGGCTCCCAACCCCATGCACATTGATAAGTGCATTAATGTTCAACTAATATATGAGTGTCAAAAAACCAATTCAGCAAAACCGGAAAGCACCAAAAGGACCACTAAAGAAGGATACGGTAGGGAAACCAAACTTTAAATTATCATGAATGCTAGCTTTGGGCCACTAAATATAGCTTATAAGTGTAAGAAAGTCTAATATGCTATCAAGGGAAGTAATCTTAACCTCAAGCATATAATGCAAAATGATGCACATTCATGTCATAAGATGTAAGCGTAGTCTAGGTATCTATCTCTAGGAACCTATCGTAAAGTACCAACCTAGGAATGAACAAAACCTGAGAGAAATGCACACATTAACAGTTACGGGACTTTCTAATGCTCTCATAGTATACATCCACAAAACTGGTTTCAAAGTATAACTTGCATCTCAAACAATCATTAAATGCTGTATATCAAAGTTCAGAAAGATgaacaacaaagaaaaaaaatcaagaaaccTGGTGGGAGATTTGGATAATAACAGAGAGAGAAGTCAAATGCACGTGTTCTATCAGCAAGGTTATCTTTCATGTAACCTTATGATGACTACACTGCAATTAAGAGAGTATGAAATTAGAACTTATTTACAAATTAGGTAACACCGAAACTGAAACCTGAAAATTAGCACATATAAGCCATATACATAATCATCTGTGATGAAGCATGCATTCTTATCGTTAATGCAAGACAATGCTATTCTTCAACCATACTAACATGAgcattatacataaacatgATTAACTACACGTTATAAACATATATGCAAACCAAAATAAAGGAAGCAAATTTGATTAGTAAAATGAGATCGTTAATCCAAAAGTGTAATGAATCTTATTCTAAACTCAACAATGCTCACATTCTATAATTTAAGCAAAACAAGCTGATCATTCCATTCAAATTTCTCAGGCAATGCATAATAACTTCTAAATGTAGAACAATTTAGAGTTAACTGAGATTTCACAAAAATCTAAGCCTAAACCTGCTCACTACCACATCAAGCTCTGGACTTGCGGCGAAGACTCTTCCTGAGCTTCTTTAATTTAtgcttgttcatcttcttcttcctcttcttcttcacacTGTCAGCCCAAATCGTCCTTGCATCTTCGGACTCCACCTCGACAGCCTCGAAAACACCCAACCGCTCCAACCCAGCTGGGGAAATTGGATTTAAGCAAAACCCAAATGGGAAATTGGGGAAAATGGGAAAGGAGTTGGGAGATTCAGCATTGTGGAAGCTTGTGGGACCAAATTGAGGAACTGGGTCTTCTGCGCAATCGGATTTGGGCGGGCCTAGATGGCTGTGGTGGGAAATACGAGAGGGTGTGGGATTGGGGAAGAGATGGGTTCTGAGGGACACCGCTGTTCTCAGAGACGGTGCGTTTCTGGCGAGTTTGTGAACAAAGCTCGCCATCTGGGGGCGGAGAGAGGCGGTAAAATTGACGGATCAGAAGCTGCTCCGTCGCGGAGTGACTCACGGTTGGGAGGATTTGAAAAGCTTGATTTGCTATGGCGTTTTTGGTTATGCCGAAAAGGGTTTCATTTCGGAGTGGAGAACGGCGACGACGGGCTGCGAGTCGCTAAAACAAGAAAGAGGCGACGACGTCGTTTGGTGAACAGAATGATGAGAAATGTTTTACAATATCCCCGAACTTAGTGCCATATTCCAATTTGACCCCTGGTTTTTTAATTCTCTCTTTTTTGGCACTTAATATTCTGTTTGAAACTAAATACATGGCAAGGGAGATTCAAACTTGTTGCATAGAAAGTACATTTACACTAGTCAATTTGACTAAAGATGCTTTGGCCACAGGTGGaattttttgaatcaaaaccaaAAGGCGATTGAAATCGATAGAACCAATCAGCTCGGTATACCAAATTTTTGTTCGATTTTCTTACCTGACGGCCTGTCTTAGTATGGGATTTGTCCCTtataatctttttttatttttgaacaaatttattttaatttattttttggatcATAGTCTTTTGAAACGTATTAATGTTTCATCTCACGTTAAATTTGTCATCTCTAGTATTAAATTACAagtcatatttatttatttgaaaatttaacaaaaaatttgtGATAAATTCAAGCATTTGACTTAATTTATCGTTTTATGACGTATTGAGAATAAATTGTCACGTTTTAAAACATCATTATTCATGATCAAATTGAAAGTCGCATAAACAAATCGAAAGAAGGTAGTAAGTTGAGGGTCATTGCACAAAAAATTTCTTAGGAGTGTAAACGACGCCGTCCTGTTCAAGTTGAAAAGAGCGCCAGCAACTtggaacaaaaacaaaaaaaacaagagaagaaagagCGCCTGATTCTCTCCCATGGAGGAACACACATTTGAGCCtgtaaaaccctaatttctcatCCCAATTCGCACTCAGAAACGTTCGATTTCGCTTcctaacattttttatttgcatttttcAGGATCTAATTCACGCGATTTTCAAGATCGTCTGGTCCAGAAGAGCTCTCGGTTTGAATTCCCCGCCAATTTTTGTTCCTTCTGCTCCGTCAATTTCTAACTTCTTCTTTCTCATATGACCTGTCCATTTCTGTTTCCGTTTCCAGAGCGTCAAATGATCGAAGGCGCCGATGCGTTGGACGGCGAGGTACTAATTGTTCTTCCACATTTTCGTAAATTGATTGCTGTTAAATGTGGAAGTAATTTAGGGCAAGGAAGATTAGATTTCTGCCGtagaaaccctaattttggGATTTACTGACATCAAACTTTGTTTGGTGCAGACCGGAGCTGGAACATCGAAGAAGAATCGCCCCACATCAGGTTTTAATCACATTATAGGTTTCACCaatttttttgggattttttatttgtttgtatgtaatgtgattttttattattgatgaTTACTTTGTTCCGCGATTGCTATGCAGCCAATGGAAATGCCTTAAAATTGAGCTGTGAACTTCTCCGGAACTTTACCACAGGTTCACACAAACTTTTGGTTGCTTAGTTGAGATTGGATGTGGTCAGaagttttgtgtgtttattgtGACATTCTGAGAAGTATTTTGTGTCGTGGCAGAGGCTGTGCAGCGTGCTGCTACAATTGCTGAAGCGGAGGGCGTGAGTAAAATTGAACCAACTCACTTGGAGCGGGTTCTCCCACAGTTGCTTTTGGATTTTTGAGGTATTTTTGAGGTATTCATGAGGACCgtaatcttttttatttatttgttttgctacttttcttttggttttcttATGCTTTATAATTCCATTTGAATCCTTTACAATATGGATGCATTATTGGAAAGTAATGCCCTTTGATAAGGGGTGTAACTTGTGATAAGACAGCATTCATACGCTTGACCCAAAGGCGGCCCTCACATCAGCTTTAAAGTAGTTCCCACAGAAACTGATGTCTTGATGTTTAGATTTATGTTTCTCTGCTACCGTATGATTCACATGTCGAACCCAAGAAATTTCTATTTGATTTTCATACTGTCCATGTAAAAAATTTATAGATATTAACAGGGCAAGTGGATTTTATACCTACTGAAATTCATACCGCTTAAATTCTTTTGTCCATGGTACATAAAAACATGTTTTCGTTGCTCGAATGACTGGAGTTATATACTTTGCCTTTGAAATTGGAGTTTTATGTTTTGTATTCAATTGTCTCTGGCATCATATGGTGAACCCAAGAATTttgtatttggtttttgttcATATTAAGGTAAACCTGTAGATAGTGGTATACATAGTGATTAGAATACTTTTCTTATGACGGAGAAATGAGATAAGGATCCAAGAGAAATGGCTGAAAATGAACAAGGCAATGAAAAAACACTTACGTGGGGAAGTTGATTGGTTGCTTCCTCAAAAGCACTTTTCTTTTCTATAGGGATGGTAATGGAATGCCTTTACATGGGACCTTCATTTCTATGGAGTGCACTTAGATGGACTCTGATTTTCTTAGTGGAAgttctgttttgttttgaagCATGAATCTGAGGAAGCATGTCTATTGATAATTTGACTGCCCTGCGTTTTGCTTCAGGTTCCAAAACTTGGCGAACTAAAACAAGAGTATGGACGGTAATATTCTTGGAGGCATTGACAATAAGGTTGTTTCATTGGAACCAAACCTCGTATTAGATGTTTGTTTGCTGCTATGAACTCACTTTGTAATTTTTAAGCTAGAATCCTTGAATTTCTGCTGGAAATCTTGGGAGTGGGAGTTTAGGATATGCATGATCTTTGGTGTACTGTAAATCTTCGTTGAATTAGTATAAGTCTAAACGACAAATTGCCCCTCATTCCTCTCGTCTTTCACTCACTTAACTAGCTCTGCTAGGTGACCGGAGACGGGATAGGTACAGATGAGCTCTGTGGAAGATAGGCAGGGGTAGCACTTTAAACAATGTTGGAATATCGTTTGAAGGGGAACACAATATTTTCTTATTCGTCGTGCTATTTTACATCATCACTTTCATTGAGAATACATATTTGATACAATTAATCTAGTAGGATTCCTGTTGAAAACAAACATGAAACATATAGTTGGATACTTAGTGCTTGATTTGAGACAGCATACACCTAACGTCCTTACTGTTAGGCCTCTCTTTCGGGTTATCCAGAGTGCAAAAGCAAGCAATCTTGAGAACCAGGAGCATTTGCTCCTCATATCCGTTTCCCAACAGTTTCGGGTCGATTGCCTGCCTAGGGTTCTCCGAAGTCATGACATTCCTCATCCACTTAACCAGACTCATCTCATTCGTGTTTTGGAAAAACTCATCGGATGGAAGCTTTCCCATCACCAGAACCCCCAACACCACCCCGAAACTGTATATATCACACCTGTCTGTGAACTTGAATGTCTGATGGTATTCTGGTGCTATATAGCCAACAGTTCCTGCTACATTCGAAGTTGAAATGTGAGTCTGAGCGTCCGGCATTGCTTTTGCAAGCCCGAAATCTGCAATCCGAGCTTCCATATCATCATCCAGCAGGACGTTTGCGGGCTTGAGGTCTCTGTGAATGATGTGAGGGGTGTTGTCCATGTGAAGGTATTCAAGCCCTGAAGCCACTCCGAGAGCAATCTTATGCCGTGTAAGCCAATCCAACTCCCGTGTTCCCGCCGAAACTTGATTCAACATGTCTTGCAAGCTCCCGTTCTTCATGAACTCGTAGACCAGGTAATGACAATCCGGTCGAGACACGTGGGCTAGCAGAGGAATAAGATTCCGGTGCCTAATTTTGCTCACGGTGTTGATCTCCGATCGGATTTGACGCATCTTCTTGTTCATAAGCTTACTTTCCTCGTCAGCGGTCAGTTCATCGGCATCTTTTGGGGGTTGAACTATCTTCTTTATTGCAATCATTTTGCCGTTGCTTCCTGGCAACTCGGCTTTATAAACCTCTCCACATCCACCCCTTCCTATGAGTTCCAAATTAGCCAGGCCATCATCTTTTTCCAGGAAAGCCAAGTCCTCTTTCCTCTTGATCAGAGAACTGAAAATCGCAGGACCGCCATCTTTGCCGCCACCTTTTACCACGGCCAACAGCAGCTTGAACAGCAGAGAAAAGATGAATCCGGATATACATCCGGCCAGTGCTCCGGCTAAAAACCCGAGCAGCCACCCTCCTACCTTCCTCTTGTTATTCTTCTTCTTGTGCTTTTTTGTTGCAGATGGACCCGGAGCAAGAGCGTTAGATGGAGCTTGAGCATTAGCAGAAGCTGTGGAGTTGTGGTTTTTTGTGGTTGAATTCTCAGCCAAAATGTAACGTTTTGGCACATCGGTTGCTGAAATCTCGACCCCTTTCATCGTTGGCACCGAGCCTTCGAGGAATTCGTTTCCAGCGAAGTTGAAAGACCGAAGATTGCGAAAGGAACGAATGGTAGCTGGGATTTTCCCGGAGAAGAAATTGTCAGCAATGGAAAGGCTTTCCAGGTTGGGAAAATGCTTGAGGAAGCTCAAATTCCCGGACAACTTGTTGGACGAAAGGTCGAGGGTTCGAAGGCGAATGAGGTTAGACAGCGCGGCAGGAACTTGCCCGGAAAACTGGTTGTCTCCGAGGTTGAGAATCTCAAGCTTCCGGCAGTCAACGAGTTGAGATGGGATTTGGTCAACGAGTTTGTTGTGAGCAAGAGAGATCTCTTTGAGCTCGGAGAGCCGCCCTATTGCCTGGCTCAGAAAGCCGTCGAGGCGGTGTGATTTGAAGACGAGCCGGGTGATTCGGAGGACGTAGGTGTTGTTGTCCGAGAGCCTGCGCTCGCAGAAGACACCGGGAGTGTTGCACGGAGCTGGTTGACTGATATGGAATTGGAAGCCCAAGGTTTTTTGGATGGTGGTGAGGGCTTGGAGGTCGGAAGGGTCGAGATTGAGTCTCGCgttgatgaggaggaggagggagaggaAGGTGAGGAGGCTGAGCTGGGCGGCGGTGCCGGATAAGGCTGCCATTTGTGGCcggaaatttccgtgtttttggactttGAACTAGGACTAGTTCATACTTGTTGGTTGGCTCGGTTATTAGTTTTGTATTTTATAGAAGGAGAGTGTGGAATAATGGACGGAATGTGGAGCCCTCATTCGCGGTAGATTCAAATCTCCAATCAGACAAGTTTACTCTGACTAAATAATATCAATTAAATTATCACGTTAATCCCATTTTTAATTGGTTCTTTTTTGGTTTAACATAATTACAATAAGCGGCGGTGCTATTtacatatcttttttttttatctcatacacacttattttaattttcaattgttGGATTGAATGAgttgaagaatatcaaatgacagaaattaacagtgtgtgtttgtgggagGTAAAAAAGAGCGTTGGATAACACAACtctttgagttttttttattagcactccGTATATTGTTGAATACACGTCATATAAATTTTCCAACATGAATCCTTGCAATCACTAATGCAAAGACTTGCATTCAAAATCGAATTATCTGATggcaaattcgataccaaattaagttgcTTATTGTGTGGCTTAACCAAACTTTCTCTTCATTTAGTGTACACTACATCTTTGttctaaaaaagaaaagtttgaaTTATCCGGGAATGTTAAATTAGAGGTGATTAGTCTAAGGGAAACATTATTAAGCTCAAATCTATCATCGATGTCTGTAATTTGGATTCACCGCCTGCTTGtgcaatattaaatatataatacatatagggaattattattagcactcaaaaaatctcattttacactccaaactttttatattatgaaagaaaaatacacttatgaggagtgtaaaatgagatttttgaagtgccagtaacacttccctatatatatatatatatatatataaatagttgAAAGTGGTGAAGAAGATGAGTTTAATGTGGGGTTTAAGTGGTGATTGTGGAGTGTGTGTAGAAAGTGTGGTGGGTGAGGGTAATAGTGGAATGCATGTGgcgtgtgttaagataattataatttaaaaagtaaatacGGAGAGTATTAAGTGGAGTGTAGTTAACAAAATGTAAGGTGTTAATAAAACAACTTGTTAATTGTCAGACTAATTCGTCAATGACTCATCTTTCAATCCACCCATAATAATAAAAGAGTTAAATGTATGTTCGAACGTGAGTGTAGTTATATTACTTAGAACAGATGTGCTTTCTTTATGTATTTAAATTTAAAGTACGCCAACCGTAATTTAGATTGTAGTTTGAATTGTAATATGCTTCAAATCCAAAAAATTTGTTCAAGTTTTGAATTCGGTCTATGTGTTTGTGCACATATGAGGAGAAGAAGCTGGGAATAGTTTGGTGTTTCTTCCATCGATCTTCctcatttatgttgtttttcaatCGATTATGGTTTCAAATGTCATCTATTGCGAAAACATCTTTCTCTAAGTAGAAATGTGAAATACGCTCCTATAATTCAGAGGAATGTACAATTTTTAAATATGTGTGGTTTATGTTCACACGTTTGAATAGACGAACGTCAAATTACATTAGTAAGATTAAGATTGTTAACACGATAAAACATATCCAATGTTCTACAAGTCTTTGCCTAAAGCCGCATAGGTGCTAGGCGGCTGGTCACCGCTACGATTAATCCTCAAGcgtttaaaaaataagaaagggcGCTTAGACCTACTTAGGCGCCTATACCTGCCTAGGCATCTGCCTAGGTCAGACTCTTGCTTAAatagaaaatagaaaacttcgATTTTGCTTTTATTCAATAAATTGTTAGAAACTTGTTGGATACttagatgaacactcattatatattTGTTCCCAGATTTTCAATATATTCtagtactttataatttatatgtcattGTAATTTGCATTTATACATTCTAAgacaattatatatttatttaagtATAAGTAGACATTTAGTAATATATTATACAATAAAAGTAATTAAACACAATTATCACCTAGGCCCCACCTTAGGTCCCGTCTAGACCATGCATAGACACTGGCCAGGCACTAAAACCCTGCCCGTCATCGATTAGCGCCTAACACATTTTAAAACCTCGCATATATTTGAAATGGGTAACAAAGGTCACCATTGTATTGGAACCCCATTATACACGCCAATAGACTGCCAAATGGACTGCATATGGTCAAGCACTCAATATTTCGTAATTTCATTACCCGTTCCTAGGGTTATATAATTTTCTTGACTTGGAAGTTTCCAAGTCCACCCCACTCAAATCTCCATCGGTCAAGTCAACAGAGGGGGCAAGGCAAAGTCTTTGCGACGTTTCTGGCCGTTAGATCGAAGATTCTTTTAAAAGGTTTCTTTCAAATAATTACTTTGACATTGACTTTAGAGATATTACGAATTAAAAGATTTTTGCGTTGAGAGATTTTTTGGTATATTGGAAACACAGCTTAATATTCTaaatgtaataatacaattagttagaaataaaaaaaaaatttataaccaATTATATTATAACATTTAATGTATCAGATCGTGTTGCAAACAGACGTTGCTAAAAGCCAACGGGCCACCATCCCCTCCAAAGTCTCCCACGGGGCCACTCCTCCAGTCCCAGTCAACACTCTTCTCTTAATTTCCAGGAAATTATTTGCTTATTGTTTTGTCCTCTTATATTATCTGCAAGTTGGAGCCGAaataaaatgaagaagaaacgagggaagaaataatgtttggttttcttgATTGGAAATGAATAACGCGTGGATGAGCACCAGACCGTGTTTTGTatgtaaaaacaaataaatcattACTTGTGAGCCgctaaacattaaaaaaaatgcttttttattatatttatccacactagggTTACTACTCAACCGGTTTGAAAATAGTAATGATCCTTGccaaaatcaaaacaagaaaCTTAAGTATTTTTGGGTACTGGCATTTTTTGGTATGGTAATTTACATTaactttggtttggttttttataTACTTCGGTTTAATTTcggtctttttttttcttttttttctgaagattgttttcatatattttgcattttttttccttccaagTCCAGTATTTCACacttctcattttatttggagaATACAAGCAATTCTAACATGCTAAACTCACTAAACAATGTAATTAGAAGCTCATTTATTTGAGTAAAAAAAGAATCAATATGTAAAAATTGAACCAATTGATTGAACACATACCAACTATAAAGCTAATTAGTGCTCTAgctagaaatttagagatgTGGATGGGGGTGCAACAACGACAGCATGGGAGATAGAAAGAGGTTTAAAGAGAGGCCACATAgaactacggtctagtggtattcattttcacttgtaagtgagaggttttagattcgattctcaccaaagacgaatttgaactacattattgctagcccattaggAGGCTAAgcccccctcccccttagtgtcgataatattatttgttaaaaaaagaagagataAGGGGCTTTGCCCAATGGAGATGACATATTGATTAgggttttactttttatttttatttaagtgATTTAGTTTGGTGTAAAAAGAAGTTTGATTGAGTTGGTTTTGATcaaggtttaaaatatc of Malus sylvestris chromosome 6, drMalSylv7.2, whole genome shotgun sequence contains these proteins:
- the LOC126627417 gene encoding uncharacterized protein LOC126627417, with product MASFVHKLARNAPSLRTAVSLRTHLFPNPTPSRISHHSHLGPPKSDCAEDPVPQFGPTSFHNAESPNSFPIFPNFPFGFCLNPISPAGLERLGVFEAVEVESEDARTIWADSVKKKRKKKMNKHKLKKLRKSLRRKSRA
- the LOC126627419 gene encoding protein MHF2 homolog — encoded protein: MEEHTFEPDLIHAIFKIVWSRRALERQMIEGADALDGETGAGTSKKNRPTSANGNALKLSCELLRNFTTEAVQRAATIAEAEGVSKIEPTHLERVLPQLLLDF
- the LOC126627405 gene encoding leucine-rich repeat receptor-like serine/threonine/tyrosine-protein kinase SOBIR1; amino-acid sequence: MAALSGTAAQLSLLTFLSLLLLINARLNLDPSDLQALTTIQKTLGFQFHISQPAPCNTPGVFCERRLSDNNTYVLRITRLVFKSHRLDGFLSQAIGRLSELKEISLAHNKLVDQIPSQLVDCRKLEILNLGDNQFSGQVPAALSNLIRLRTLDLSSNKLSGNLSFLKHFPNLESLSIADNFFSGKIPATIRSFRNLRSFNFAGNEFLEGSVPTMKGVEISATDVPKRYILAENSTTKNHNSTASANAQAPSNALAPGPSATKKHKKKNNKRKVGGWLLGFLAGALAGCISGFIFSLLFKLLLAVVKGGGKDGGPAIFSSLIKRKEDLAFLEKDDGLANLELIGRGGCGEVYKAELPGSNGKMIAIKKIVQPPKDADELTADEESKLMNKKMRQIRSEINTVSKIRHRNLIPLLAHVSRPDCHYLVYEFMKNGSLQDMLNQVSAGTRELDWLTRHKIALGVASGLEYLHMDNTPHIIHRDLKPANVLLDDDMEARIADFGLAKAMPDAQTHISTSNVAGTVGYIAPEYHQTFKFTDRCDIYSFGVVLGVLVMGKLPSDEFFQNTNEMSLVKWMRNVMTSENPRQAIDPKLLGNGYEEQMLLVLKIACFCTLDNPKERPNSKDVRCMLSQIKH